Proteins encoded together in one Rhodothermia bacterium window:
- a CDS encoding HAD family hydrolase, whose translation MQKLLFFDIDGTILFTHGAGRRVVESALSDTFGRQIVTTGIPFGGKTDPQILTEVLTLHEIEASEENILKAGKSYMEGMMQVMPEAYCEVLPGIPALLEDLAKREDVELALLTGNFEPMAYLKLQKAGLEGYFRYGAFGSDHSDRNELPAIGIKRAESHTHQTYAPQNIHVIGDTPKDIECARKAGWRVVAIATGHYSPDDLVLFEPDLLLDSLHDHEPFWSYLDGTAT comes from the coding sequence ATGCAAAAATTGTTATTTTTCGATATAGATGGAACCATCCTGTTTACACATGGGGCTGGGCGAAGGGTTGTGGAGTCTGCCTTGTCCGATACGTTTGGAAGGCAAATTGTCACGACAGGGATTCCGTTTGGCGGGAAGACCGATCCGCAAATTCTTACGGAGGTTTTGACCCTTCATGAAATCGAAGCCTCGGAGGAAAATATTTTAAAGGCAGGCAAAAGCTATATGGAAGGCATGATGCAGGTAATGCCAGAGGCTTATTGCGAAGTCTTGCCCGGAATTCCAGCGCTGTTAGAAGACCTTGCTAAGAGAGAGGATGTTGAGTTGGCCCTTCTAACCGGAAATTTTGAGCCGATGGCCTACTTGAAATTACAAAAAGCAGGACTGGAAGGCTATTTCCGGTATGGCGCTTTTGGTAGTGACCATTCCGATCGGAATGAATTGCCCGCGATTGGCATCAAAAGGGCGGAAAGCCATACACATCAAACGTATGCGCCGCAAAACATTCACGTTATTGGAGACACACCCAAAGATATTGAATGTGCAAGAAAAGCCGGATGGCGCGTAGTGGCCATTGCTACGGGACATTATTCTCCAGACGATCTCGTACTTTTTGAGCCAGATTTGCTTTTAGATAGCCTACACGACCATGAGCCGTTTTGGTCTTATCTCGATGGTACTGCGACATGA
- a CDS encoding carbohydrate kinase, with amino-acid sequence MLLLGIDLGTSAIKVSLVEAATGDVVTTATSPEQEMLITALKSGWAEQSPEIWWQEVCNAIQKLPLNLRKQVASIGIAYQMHGLVMIDAVGKVVRPAIIWCDSRATEVGETASQGLGESFCLRRFLNHPSNFTASKWKWVAINEPERYDSVHKIMLPGDYLAYRLTGEITTTVSGLSEGILWDFQNRFPAYALMDYWGLEAEKLPDLCPTFGSQGRVTKDVAELLGIPAHTPLMYRAGDQPNNALSLGVLHPGQVAATAGTSGVVYGVQDAAIYDPLNRVNTFVHVNNRHEFTRNGVLLCINGAGRLNAWLRANVTPEWSYGIMNDVAATAPIGADGLACLPFGNGTERILQNQPLGAGFFGLDLNRHEKAHLLRAAQEGIVFAMQFGLETMHEMGLLVSQIRAGNANLFLSPLFRQAFVNTTSTTLTILDTDGAQGAARAAGVGIGAYSTVEDAVSAGLTIIHEESPDPNLIPHYKEAYEKWALILENQRNCLNPQNHV; translated from the coding sequence GTGTTATTACTTGGAATAGACTTAGGGACTTCTGCTATCAAAGTAAGTTTGGTTGAGGCTGCAACGGGTGACGTGGTGACCACGGCTACTTCGCCGGAGCAAGAAATGCTCATTACGGCGCTGAAATCTGGCTGGGCAGAGCAATCTCCCGAAATATGGTGGCAGGAAGTGTGCAACGCCATACAAAAATTGCCACTCAACTTGAGAAAGCAGGTGGCTTCCATTGGGATTGCTTATCAAATGCACGGCTTGGTGATGATAGATGCTGTGGGGAAAGTGGTTCGACCTGCTATTATATGGTGCGATAGCCGAGCAACTGAGGTTGGCGAAACAGCAAGCCAAGGATTGGGTGAGTCGTTTTGCTTACGGAGGTTTTTGAACCATCCCAGTAATTTTACGGCCTCAAAGTGGAAATGGGTGGCGATAAACGAGCCAGAAAGATATGATTCGGTTCATAAAATCATGCTGCCCGGAGATTATCTTGCATACCGCTTAACCGGTGAGATAACCACAACCGTTTCGGGACTTTCCGAAGGCATTTTGTGGGATTTTCAAAATCGTTTTCCTGCATATGCCTTGATGGATTATTGGGGACTTGAGGCTGAAAAATTGCCCGATCTATGCCCCACCTTTGGAAGTCAAGGTCGTGTTACGAAGGATGTAGCGGAACTCTTGGGTATTCCTGCCCACACACCTTTGATGTACCGTGCGGGCGATCAGCCCAATAACGCACTATCGTTGGGGGTGCTACATCCAGGCCAAGTGGCCGCGACCGCCGGAACGTCGGGGGTGGTGTATGGCGTTCAAGATGCGGCAATATACGATCCACTAAACCGTGTAAATACCTTTGTGCATGTCAACAATCGGCATGAATTTACCCGAAATGGTGTATTGCTTTGCATTAATGGTGCCGGACGGCTTAACGCCTGGCTTCGTGCAAACGTCACTCCTGAATGGTCATACGGAATTATGAACGATGTGGCCGCAACAGCGCCCATTGGTGCTGATGGCTTGGCTTGCTTGCCGTTTGGAAATGGAACCGAACGTATCTTACAAAATCAACCCCTTGGTGCCGGATTTTTTGGTTTAGATCTGAATCGGCATGAGAAGGCGCATTTGTTACGGGCGGCACAAGAGGGCATCGTCTTTGCTATGCAATTTGGATTGGAAACCATGCACGAAATGGGGCTTTTGGTTTCGCAGATCAGGGCCGGAAATGCCAATTTATTCCTTAGCCCGTTGTTCCGACAAGCCTTTGTAAATACGACGAGTACTACCCTTACCATTTTAGACACAGATGGTGCTCAAGGTGCTGCAAGAGCGGCTGGAGTGGGTATTGGCGCTTATTCAACTGTTGAAGACGCTGTTTCCGCCGGATTGACCATCATACACGAAGAATCGCCAGATCCGAATTTGATCCCACACTACAAAGAAGCCTACGAAAAATGGGCATTGATCCTCGAAAACCAACGCAACTGCTTAAATCCCCAAAACCATGTCTGA
- a CDS encoding YfcC family protein yields MKNRRFPNPLVLLTLCILLASVLTYLVPAGQFDRKEDPVTGRNIVVSGTYKAVSAKPVNLWEALMSIPRGLQSAGSVIFLVFISGAAFGLVDKTGALRWAVEALIRKLSRRKIWVIPVISLFFVVGGAVINLQEEIIPLVPVLLILTRRLGYSAVVAVAVSIGAAAIGAAFSPFNPFQVIIAQKLAQVPLLSGMGFRLVFGGVAWAFWTWWVMRFAQNTAEEPEITKDELVTGPVWRHLLVLFLVVATLAIYVVGITAYGWEFDQLTVLYFLLGLFAAFIAQLTMEETVNGFIQGLESMAFAGMIIGFAKAIFVVLDQGQIIDTIVYGLFIPIANLPVSLSAMAMMGLQGALHFAVPSVSGQAVLTLPVLVPLSDLLGLSRNITVLAYQYGAGLAELVVPTNGALMAILAASGVRYEVWTRFLWPALLVLGGIGLLGIVLGIYIGV; encoded by the coding sequence ATGAAAAATCGCCGTTTTCCCAATCCGTTGGTGCTGCTTACGCTTTGTATTTTGCTCGCCTCAGTCCTTACCTATTTGGTTCCAGCCGGACAATTTGACCGCAAGGAAGACCCGGTGACGGGGCGGAATATTGTGGTTTCTGGAACCTATAAAGCCGTTTCGGCCAAGCCTGTAAATTTGTGGGAAGCGCTCATGTCCATTCCCCGTGGCTTACAATCGGCGGGATCGGTCATTTTTTTGGTTTTCATTTCCGGCGCTGCATTTGGCTTGGTGGATAAAACGGGGGCGCTACGCTGGGCTGTGGAGGCGCTTATCCGCAAATTGTCTCGCCGAAAGATATGGGTGATCCCTGTCATTTCGCTGTTTTTTGTGGTCGGTGGGGCGGTGATCAACCTCCAAGAGGAGATTATTCCTTTGGTTCCGGTTTTGCTCATTCTTACTCGGCGGCTCGGATATTCGGCAGTTGTTGCGGTGGCGGTCAGCATTGGTGCGGCGGCGATTGGTGCGGCATTTAGCCCTTTTAACCCTTTTCAAGTGATTATTGCACAAAAGTTGGCCCAGGTTCCGTTGTTATCAGGAATGGGTTTTCGATTGGTTTTTGGTGGAGTTGCGTGGGCGTTTTGGACTTGGTGGGTCATGCGATTTGCCCAGAATACAGCCGAGGAACCAGAGATTACAAAGGACGAATTGGTCACAGGGCCGGTTTGGCGCCATCTTTTGGTCTTATTTCTGGTTGTGGCTACGCTTGCCATTTATGTGGTTGGCATTACTGCTTATGGATGGGAGTTCGACCAATTAACGGTGCTTTATTTTCTGCTTGGGTTATTTGCGGCATTTATTGCACAACTCACGATGGAGGAAACGGTCAACGGTTTTATCCAAGGGCTTGAAAGTATGGCGTTTGCTGGGATGATTATTGGATTTGCTAAGGCCATCTTTGTCGTCTTAGATCAAGGCCAAATCATTGATACCATTGTCTATGGCCTTTTTATTCCAATAGCAAATTTGCCGGTAAGCCTCTCGGCTATGGCCATGATGGGGCTTCAAGGGGCACTCCATTTTGCCGTTCCAAGTGTTTCTGGACAAGCCGTGCTAACACTTCCCGTTTTGGTGCCGCTTTCGGATTTGTTGGGGCTTTCCCGCAATATTACTGTCTTGGCCTATCAATATGGTGCAGGATTGGCGGAACTTGTCGTCCCAACAAATGGCGCACTCATGGCAATTTTGGCGGCTTCTGGAGTTAGATACGAAGTTTGGACGCGCTTTTTATGGCCTGCACTGCTTGTTTTGGGAGGAATTGGGCTTTTGGGCATTGTTCTCGGTATATATATTGGGGTCTAA
- a CDS encoding alpha/beta hydrolase: MKRGQLQLLGFEHTYYTALQSHAGHAIVALHGYGNSGRAFRYLTPFLEEANISLYAPDLLGFGNTAKPEGGYSLIRYARLNTAFVETLGLEKPWLMGHSFGGILALATAVLHPEAFAGLILISPGGFHPLTKFQVLADRKFAYKLMRRPVFKRLLLASPLGTVFEQEATFETLLKMYGSHQNLDLDLTGIRKKIAALPFPTLLCWGADDRILPRFVWERARKQLPNAQFELIPNAGHALTKDQPVELVKRIVAFLVKNTASV, encoded by the coding sequence ATGAAACGCGGCCAGCTTCAGTTGTTGGGATTTGAGCACACCTATTATACTGCCCTTCAATCACACGCCGGACATGCCATTGTAGCCTTACATGGCTATGGCAATTCTGGGCGTGCTTTCCGCTACCTAACACCATTCCTTGAGGAGGCAAATATCTCACTTTATGCACCGGATCTATTGGGTTTTGGCAATACTGCAAAACCAGAAGGGGGCTATAGTTTAATACGATATGCGCGTTTAAATACGGCATTTGTTGAAACTTTGGGATTGGAAAAACCATGGCTAATGGGACATTCGTTTGGTGGGATATTGGCTTTGGCCACTGCCGTTTTACATCCAGAAGCTTTTGCGGGGCTAATCCTCATTAGTCCGGGTGGGTTCCATCCTCTCACCAAGTTTCAGGTCTTGGCGGATCGAAAGTTTGCTTATAAACTTATGCGTCGTCCTGTTTTCAAACGTCTCCTACTTGCTTCGCCATTAGGAACAGTGTTTGAACAAGAAGCCACTTTCGAGACCCTTCTAAAAATGTATGGTAGCCACCAAAACTTGGATTTAGACCTAACAGGCATCCGTAAAAAAATCGCTGCATTACCTTTTCCAACCTTACTTTGCTGGGGAGCGGACGACCGCATATTGCCCCGATTTGTCTGGGAACGTGCCCGAAAACAACTTCCTAACGCCCAATTTGAACTTATCCCAAACGCAGGCCATGCACTCACCAAAGACCAACCAGTGGAGTTGGTAAAACGGATTGTAGCTTTTTTGGTCAAAAACACCGCAAGTGTTTAA
- a CDS encoding dTDP-4-dehydrorhamnose 3,5-epimerase family protein, with product MKQSLSWQLGEIPDCTCLSLNKFKDSRGWLAEIFRSDELSDSLLPEMAYLSLTESGVARGPHAHVSQTDLFVFFDGLFEVHLWDYRSESATYGLHQVLRLGAENPCTLFVPPGVVHGYRNVSEKAALILNCPNKLYAGYLKKEAVDEIRYEEDPDSMFIL from the coding sequence ATGAAACAAAGTTTGTCTTGGCAGCTGGGCGAAATCCCCGATTGCACCTGTTTGTCGCTAAATAAATTCAAAGATAGTCGAGGCTGGTTGGCCGAAATTTTTAGATCGGATGAACTTTCCGATTCGCTACTGCCGGAAATGGCGTATTTGTCGCTAACGGAATCCGGTGTTGCACGAGGGCCACATGCCCATGTGTCACAAACCGATCTCTTTGTCTTTTTTGATGGCCTTTTTGAGGTACATCTTTGGGATTATCGCTCCGAATCCGCAACGTATGGCCTCCATCAAGTCTTACGGCTGGGTGCAGAAAACCCATGTACCTTGTTCGTGCCTCCGGGCGTGGTGCATGGGTATCGGAATGTGTCCGAAAAAGCTGCGTTAATCCTAAATTGCCCCAATAAATTATATGCCGGATACCTCAAAAAAGAAGCAGTAGATGAAATTCGGTACGAAGAAGATCCTGATTCCATGTTTATTCTCTAA
- a CDS encoding prolyl oligopeptidase family serine peptidase: MRKSLVLSFLVIGSYTAFAQTTYQIPPPDLKAIADAPNTPSVSLSPDVATMAIIETSSMPPIAELAAPELRLAGMRINPATNGTSRGGFVTAITLRNMSDQKEVKVIGVPAEGRMSAPSWSPDSKRIAFTVTFKDRIEIWGAEVKTGKALRLSEHKMNTTLNNACSWLDNAKLYCFAVPQNRKVAPVADPAPKGPIVQENLGRSAPARTYQDLLRNGHDEALFDYYFTSQPVLVTWGGTTQNFGPPAIYDDISDSPDGNYFLVSIIHRPYSYLVTVGSFPRKLEVWDKKGKVVHLLAELPLQDTVPIGFNATTTGIRGASWRPNAPATLFWVEALDGGDPKNKVPFRDQVYTLSAPFNSEKVAFAKTEQRYAGIMWGEKDLALISDTWTQTRSRRTFVIDTSKPMGEMRKLLDLNTDDRYSNRGAPLMKRNQYNRLVLRTSQDGQSLYMQGAGASPEGNRPFLNQMGLADGKSSELWRSQAPYFESVVALLPDGKSLMTRRESATEVPNYFIRTLGSNQAHQITKFPDPYPQLQGISKEIIRYKRADGVDLNAILYLPKGYKKENGPLPTFLWAYPAEFKDATAAGQVTGSPYTFTRISAGSALMMVLAGYAVLDNASMPIIGTGKDEPNDTFVEQLVASAKAAIDEGVRRGVVDPDRVAVGGHSYGAFMTANLLAHSKLFRAGVARSGAYNRTLTPFGFQNEERTIWQAPEVYAKMSPFMYAHQIKDPILIVHGEADNNPGTFPIQSERLYNAIKGHGGTARYVVLPHESHGYAARESNLHLLWETVQWLDKYVKNAPQRSGTN, from the coding sequence ATGAGAAAGTCTCTCGTTTTGTCTTTTTTGGTCATTGGTTCTTATACAGCCTTCGCGCAAACCACTTACCAAATTCCTCCGCCCGACTTAAAGGCCATCGCAGATGCACCCAATACGCCCAGTGTTTCCCTTAGCCCAGACGTTGCCACGATGGCCATCATCGAGACCTCCAGTATGCCTCCCATTGCAGAACTTGCAGCACCAGAACTGCGACTTGCGGGGATGCGCATTAATCCCGCAACCAATGGCACAAGCCGAGGCGGGTTTGTAACCGCCATTACCCTAAGAAACATGTCCGACCAAAAAGAGGTGAAGGTCATTGGGGTTCCTGCCGAGGGCCGCATGTCTGCCCCTTCGTGGTCTCCCGATAGCAAGCGCATTGCCTTTACCGTAACCTTTAAAGACCGGATCGAAATCTGGGGCGCAGAAGTCAAAACCGGTAAAGCCCTGCGGCTATCCGAACACAAGATGAACACAACGCTCAACAATGCTTGCTCTTGGTTGGATAATGCCAAGCTTTATTGCTTTGCAGTTCCACAAAACCGTAAAGTCGCTCCCGTTGCCGATCCTGCACCCAAAGGCCCTATCGTTCAAGAAAACCTAGGAAGGTCTGCACCTGCCCGCACGTATCAAGACCTCTTGCGAAATGGACACGATGAAGCCTTGTTTGATTATTACTTTACTTCACAACCTGTTCTCGTAACATGGGGAGGTACAACGCAAAATTTTGGTCCTCCCGCGATCTATGACGACATATCCGACTCGCCCGATGGAAATTATTTCTTGGTTTCTATCATTCATCGGCCATATTCTTATTTGGTGACGGTGGGTTCCTTTCCCAGAAAACTTGAAGTGTGGGATAAAAAAGGGAAAGTTGTCCATCTTTTGGCCGAGTTACCCCTTCAAGATACCGTTCCTATTGGTTTTAATGCCACCACTACAGGCATTCGGGGTGCTTCTTGGCGTCCCAATGCACCTGCAACACTCTTTTGGGTAGAAGCCCTTGATGGCGGAGACCCCAAAAACAAAGTCCCTTTCCGAGATCAGGTTTACACCCTTTCTGCCCCCTTTAATAGTGAAAAAGTCGCTTTTGCAAAAACAGAACAACGTTACGCTGGCATCATGTGGGGCGAAAAAGACCTCGCTTTGATTTCCGATACATGGACACAAACCCGTAGCCGCCGCACTTTTGTGATAGACACGTCCAAACCTATGGGCGAAATGCGCAAACTGCTCGATCTGAACACGGATGACCGGTATAGCAATCGGGGAGCGCCCCTTATGAAGCGTAACCAATACAACCGATTGGTACTCCGAACTTCCCAAGATGGGCAATCACTGTATATGCAAGGCGCAGGGGCAAGTCCAGAAGGCAATCGCCCATTCCTCAATCAAATGGGTTTAGCAGATGGCAAATCCTCGGAATTGTGGCGCTCGCAAGCCCCTTACTTTGAGTCGGTTGTGGCTCTTTTGCCGGATGGCAAATCCTTGATGACCCGTAGGGAATCTGCTACGGAAGTACCCAATTATTTCATACGCACATTAGGCTCCAATCAAGCACATCAGATCACCAAGTTCCCAGACCCCTATCCGCAGCTACAAGGCATAAGCAAGGAAATTATCCGTTATAAACGTGCGGATGGCGTTGACCTGAACGCGATTTTGTACCTTCCTAAAGGATATAAAAAGGAAAATGGGCCGTTACCAACCTTTCTTTGGGCATACCCCGCTGAGTTCAAAGATGCCACTGCCGCAGGACAAGTTACGGGTTCCCCTTATACCTTCACCCGTATTTCCGCTGGCTCCGCCCTGATGATGGTACTGGCAGGTTATGCCGTTTTAGACAATGCCTCTATGCCCATCATCGGCACGGGAAAAGATGAACCCAACGATACGTTTGTAGAACAATTGGTGGCGAGTGCAAAAGCAGCCATAGACGAGGGTGTACGGCGCGGTGTTGTAGATCCAGACCGTGTGGCCGTAGGTGGTCATTCCTATGGGGCTTTTATGACTGCAAATCTACTGGCACATTCCAAACTTTTCCGTGCAGGCGTTGCTCGTAGTGGTGCATACAACCGAACACTCACCCCATTTGGCTTCCAAAATGAGGAAAGAACCATCTGGCAAGCCCCCGAAGTGTATGCAAAGATGTCGCCTTTTATGTATGCCCACCAAATCAAAGACCCTATTTTGATAGTCCATGGCGAAGCAGACAACAATCCGGGAACGTTTCCTATTCAAAGCGAAAGGCTGTATAACGCCATCAAAGGACATGGCGGTACAGCCCGCTACGTGGTTCTCCCGCACGAATCGCATGGATACGCAGCCCGTGAGTCCAACTTGCATCTTTTATGGGAAACGGTGCAATGGCTGGACAAATACGTAAAAAATGCACCCCAGAGATC
- a CDS encoding YggS family pyridoxal phosphate-dependent enzyme has translation METIRLIEISALKDRLNALKLRIETACLTARRDPAEITLIGVSKTHPATRIQDAISAGLTVFGENKAQELREKALMMPGTQFGGTVTWHFIGALQRNKAKEVVNHADFFHALDDLRLAETLNRLCSAQERILPCFVQVNISQEDSKSGLEPEELFSFLTLCQPFTHLRLVGLMGIARPADDPEEVRPEFKKLRDLRDEAIQKALLPPQAWLSMGMSDDFEIAIQEGATHIRVGSAFFGSRSYIT, from the coding sequence GTGGAAACCATTCGTCTTATCGAGATTTCGGCTTTGAAGGATCGCCTAAACGCCCTTAAATTACGGATTGAAACGGCATGTTTGACTGCTAGACGTGATCCCGCCGAAATTACCCTGATTGGTGTCTCGAAAACGCATCCTGCAACCCGTATTCAAGACGCCATCTCTGCTGGTTTAACAGTTTTTGGGGAGAATAAAGCCCAAGAACTACGCGAAAAGGCATTAATGATGCCCGGCACTCAATTTGGAGGTACGGTAACGTGGCATTTTATCGGAGCACTCCAGCGCAATAAGGCAAAAGAAGTCGTAAACCATGCAGATTTCTTTCATGCTTTAGATGATTTACGACTTGCCGAGACGCTTAATCGTCTTTGTTCCGCCCAAGAACGCATTTTGCCTTGCTTTGTACAGGTTAATATTTCGCAGGAAGACAGTAAGTCGGGGCTTGAGCCAGAAGAGTTGTTCTCTTTTTTGACACTTTGCCAACCTTTTACGCACCTTCGGCTTGTTGGACTAATGGGCATCGCTCGTCCAGCCGATGATCCAGAAGAAGTCCGCCCAGAATTTAAGAAACTGCGAGATTTACGAGACGAGGCCATACAAAAAGCACTCCTTCCGCCCCAAGCTTGGCTTTCAATGGGCATGAGCGACGATTTTGAAATCGCTATCCAAGAAGGTGCAACCCATATTCGGGTAGGAAGTGCATTTTTTGGCTCACGGTCTTATATTACATGA
- a CDS encoding purine-nucleoside phosphorylase — MTKNQKNYRQMVLETVSFLNNISPHTYETGLIIGTGLGTLSDEITDAIVLDYKNIPHFPVSTVESHSGKLHLGKLDGRPIFALQGRFHLYEGYSAQEITFPVRVMAEMGVKNLLISNAAGGLNPLFKRGDLMLITDHINMMFTNPLIGPNVSEWGPRFPDMSDPYSALIRQKVLDLALKHRIPLHQGVYAVVSGPNLETKAEYRFLRQIGGDAIGMSTVPEVMVAAHMGMNVLAFSIITDECLPDALKPVSMAEIVAAAGIAAPKLAQLFRVLMEVL; from the coding sequence ATGACTAAAAACCAAAAAAACTATCGTCAAATGGTTTTAGAAACCGTTTCATTTCTAAACAACATCTCACCGCATACATATGAAACGGGATTAATTATTGGAACGGGATTGGGCACTTTATCGGATGAAATCACCGATGCCATTGTATTGGATTACAAAAACATCCCTCATTTTCCCGTTTCAACCGTCGAGAGCCATTCTGGCAAACTGCATCTTGGAAAATTAGATGGGCGTCCAATTTTTGCATTACAAGGCCGATTTCATCTTTATGAAGGGTATTCTGCACAAGAAATTACGTTCCCTGTCCGCGTAATGGCTGAAATGGGGGTCAAAAACCTACTGATTTCTAACGCTGCCGGAGGGCTTAATCCACTCTTTAAGCGTGGGGACTTGATGCTCATCACCGATCACATCAACATGATGTTCACCAATCCCTTAATTGGGCCAAATGTTTCGGAATGGGGACCACGATTCCCAGACATGAGCGACCCGTATTCAGCATTAATCCGTCAAAAAGTGCTTGATTTGGCCCTAAAACACCGTATCCCACTCCATCAAGGCGTCTATGCAGTTGTTTCTGGCCCGAACTTGGAGACCAAAGCCGAATACCGTTTTTTACGCCAGATTGGTGGGGATGCCATTGGGATGAGTACTGTTCCGGAGGTTATGGTGGCCGCACATATGGGCATGAATGTTCTGGCTTTTTCCATCATCACCGATGAATGTTTACCAGATGCACTAAAACCTGTTTCGATGGCGGAAATTGTTGCGGCAGCAGGCATTGCAGCGCCAAAACTAGCCCAACTTTTCCGTGTGCTGATGGAAGTATTATGA
- a CDS encoding DivIVA domain-containing protein — MALSSIDIRRQEFTKRMMAFGAYPPREIHEYLETLAKEVDIYNEKLRGAYEQIQRLKGDLEHYQKVEEALQEALETARENARKTQQNAEQKAALILRDAESRSARTIEEASLQAQKIVHDAEIIKAKARQEVAQLNERRNELTLRLKGFLQAETELLGRIEKDYFNFLTSNDGLLQNMSQPILAHKEPTVNQIGRSSEPSPYDNSLRENAVMPDLPQGLPASTPDMTTEKAAIAFEDSTFDSQEPEVLTSHSDEQEELLAALGHRQKALEEELRKLMEPTEQPEESESLHFQALLTPTPEPPPIPDTADSHLELAIAEETNQQMGQNAQISEISNRSSTLTEIALDTPIMVMGTPGEQTMVAEIWEAKAEPEFTYPVSEPQPVVSIPEPLPTNAAVGTRPQSPVSELMSFSKQNTSTTETDPIPVVRLEFGQNALPQTPGVNHFRPEPEVASAPLPPISSNIQPEFIQMQPTGIPRELLTASLTEAEKIQRILDELQ, encoded by the coding sequence ATGGCACTTTCATCCATTGACATCCGCCGTCAAGAATTTACAAAGCGCATGATGGCTTTTGGCGCTTATCCGCCGCGCGAGATCCACGAATACTTAGAAACCCTCGCCAAGGAGGTGGATATCTATAACGAAAAGTTGCGTGGTGCATATGAACAAATCCAACGCCTTAAGGGTGATTTGGAACACTACCAAAAAGTAGAGGAAGCCCTCCAAGAAGCCTTGGAAACGGCACGGGAAAACGCCCGCAAAACACAGCAAAACGCCGAACAAAAAGCAGCTTTGATACTTCGAGATGCGGAGTCCAGAAGTGCGCGAACCATCGAAGAGGCAAGCCTACAAGCCCAAAAAATTGTCCATGATGCCGAAATCATCAAGGCAAAAGCACGCCAGGAAGTGGCACAACTAAACGAAAGGCGGAACGAGTTAACGCTTCGTTTGAAGGGCTTTCTCCAAGCCGAGACCGAACTTTTGGGTAGAATCGAAAAGGATTATTTCAATTTCCTTACCAGCAACGATGGGTTACTACAGAACATGTCACAACCTATTCTCGCACATAAGGAACCTACAGTAAACCAGATAGGCCGTTCGTCCGAACCTTCGCCTTACGACAACTCGCTCCGAGAAAATGCGGTAATGCCGGACTTACCGCAAGGTTTACCCGCTTCTACACCCGACATGACCACCGAAAAAGCCGCCATTGCATTTGAAGATTCGACCTTTGATTCTCAAGAACCAGAGGTATTAACGTCTCATAGCGATGAGCAAGAAGAGCTCTTGGCCGCCTTAGGGCATCGTCAGAAGGCTCTCGAAGAAGAACTCCGTAAACTGATGGAGCCAACCGAGCAACCTGAAGAAAGCGAATCTTTGCATTTTCAAGCATTATTGACGCCTACCCCAGAGCCGCCGCCTATTCCGGATACGGCAGACTCTCATCTTGAGTTAGCCATTGCCGAGGAAACCAACCAACAAATGGGTCAAAATGCGCAAATTTCTGAAATATCAAATCGGTCATCCACACTAACCGAAATAGCCTTAGACACCCCGATAATGGTTATGGGAACCCCTGGTGAGCAAACGATGGTGGCGGAAATTTGGGAAGCTAAAGCAGAACCAGAATTCACATACCCTGTTTCCGAGCCACAACCCGTTGTCTCCATTCCCGAACCGCTACCAACAAATGCGGCAGTCGGTACGCGGCCACAGTCTCCGGTATCAGAGTTAATGAGTTTCTCCAAACAAAACACATCAACAACCGAAACCGACCCGATTCCGGTTGTACGCTTGGAGTTCGGGCAAAACGCGCTTCCTCAAACACCTGGTGTAAACCATTTTAGACCAGAACCGGAGGTAGCTTCTGCACCCTTGCCGCCTATTTCCTCGAATATCCAGCCCGAATTTATCCAGATGCAACCTACAGGAATACCACGCGAACTTCTTACGGCCTCCTTAACCGAAGCCGAGAAAATACAACGCATCTTAGATGAGTTACAATAA